Proteins encoded together in one Bradyrhizobium sp. CB82 window:
- a CDS encoding NAD-dependent succinate-semialdehyde dehydrogenase produces the protein MIALKDKDLFRQQALIGGTWRDASTKASVDVIDPASQKVLGTIPDMGRDETRAAIDAAAAAFKHWKTKVHAERAALLERWHELMRRHEQDLALLLTLEQGKPLAESLGEIRYGASFVKWFAEEARRINGSTIPAPSVHRRILVLKEPVGVCGIITPWNFPNAMITRKVAPALAAGCTVVIKPSEFTPFSALAIAVLAERAGIPAGVINIVTGMPAEIGAELMANETVRKISFTGSTRVGALLMKGAADNIKRLSLELGGNAPFIVFDDADIDRAVEGAIASKFRNGGQTCVCCNRILVQSGIYDVFAQKLASRVAKMKVGAGTEEGVAIGPMINGAAIEKIKRHVMDALDKGAKIISESESVPEGRQYARPLVLGGATTEMLLASEETFGPIAPLFRFETEDEAIAIANGTPFGLAAYFYTENLKRSWRVAEALEFGMVGLNIGLISTEVAPFGGVKQSGLGREGSQLGIEEYLETKALHVGGLD, from the coding sequence ATGATTGCATTGAAGGACAAAGATCTGTTTCGCCAGCAAGCGCTGATCGGCGGCACTTGGCGGGATGCGAGCACGAAAGCCAGCGTTGATGTCATCGATCCTGCCAGCCAGAAAGTGCTTGGCACCATCCCCGATATGGGCCGAGACGAGACCAGGGCAGCAATCGACGCAGCGGCGGCTGCGTTCAAGCATTGGAAGACCAAGGTTCATGCAGAGCGTGCCGCGCTGCTGGAGCGCTGGCATGAGCTTATGCGACGCCATGAGCAGGATTTGGCTCTTCTGCTCACGCTGGAACAGGGCAAGCCGCTTGCTGAATCGCTCGGAGAGATCCGTTATGGGGCATCCTTCGTCAAATGGTTTGCCGAAGAGGCCCGCCGGATCAACGGATCGACTATCCCGGCGCCCTCAGTCCATCGCCGCATTTTGGTGCTGAAAGAGCCAGTCGGCGTCTGCGGGATCATCACGCCCTGGAATTTCCCCAACGCGATGATAACGCGCAAGGTGGCACCAGCGCTTGCCGCGGGCTGCACAGTCGTCATCAAGCCATCTGAGTTTACGCCTTTTTCAGCTCTCGCCATCGCTGTTCTGGCTGAGCGGGCCGGAATCCCGGCGGGCGTGATCAACATCGTGACGGGCATGCCGGCGGAAATTGGCGCGGAGCTGATGGCCAATGAAACCGTGCGCAAGATCTCGTTCACCGGATCGACCCGCGTCGGCGCTTTGCTAATGAAGGGCGCCGCCGACAACATCAAGAGGCTCAGCCTCGAGCTCGGTGGCAACGCGCCGTTCATCGTCTTTGACGATGCCGATATCGACCGGGCCGTGGAGGGTGCGATTGCGTCAAAATTCCGCAATGGCGGGCAGACGTGCGTCTGCTGCAATCGCATTCTCGTTCAATCCGGCATTTACGACGTCTTCGCCCAGAAGCTTGCCAGCCGGGTTGCGAAAATGAAGGTCGGCGCCGGCACGGAAGAGGGGGTCGCAATCGGGCCGATGATCAATGGCGCGGCGATCGAGAAGATCAAGCGGCACGTCATGGACGCCCTGGATAAGGGCGCAAAGATCATCTCGGAGAGTGAGTCGGTGCCGGAAGGTCGGCAATATGCCCGCCCTCTCGTGCTCGGCGGCGCGACGACTGAGATGCTCCTGGCTTCAGAAGAGACCTTCGGGCCGATCGCACCGCTTTTCCGCTTTGAGACCGAGGACGAGGCGATTGCGATCGCCAACGGCACGCCTTTTGGCCTTGCCGCCTATTTCTACACGGAAAACCTCAAGCGCTCCTGGCGTGTTGCCGAGGCGCTCGAGTTCGGCATGGTCGGCCTGAACATAGGCCTGATCTCGACCGAGGTGGCGCCGTTCGGCGGCGTCAAGCAGTCAGGCCTCGGACGCGAGGGATCGCAGCTCGGGATAGAAGAATATCTGGAGACCAAGGCGCTTCATGTCGGCGGGCTGGACTGA
- a CDS encoding haloacid dehalogenase type II, giving the protein MATFRPKYITFDCYGTLTNFDMAGAARRVYGSELSSTAMAKLIKDFSAYRLDEVLGAWKPYFEVVHNALERACKRNGIVFRPEHAQRINEEIHKWGPHPDVPEGLAKVAREIPLVILSNSMKNLIMSNVEKLGAPFHMVITAEETGAYKPQMKGFEYMLDKLGCGPEDITHVSSSFRYDLMTAYDLGIKSKVWVNRGHEPANPFYEYTEVAGIDGLAAAVGLEPLRKSA; this is encoded by the coding sequence ATGGCGACGTTTAGACCCAAATACATCACCTTCGACTGTTACGGCACGCTGACCAATTTCGACATGGCCGGCGCGGCAAGGAGAGTCTATGGCTCCGAGCTCTCGTCGACGGCTATGGCAAAGCTCATCAAGGACTTTTCTGCCTATCGCCTGGACGAGGTTCTCGGCGCCTGGAAGCCGTATTTCGAGGTCGTGCACAATGCGCTGGAGCGCGCGTGCAAGCGCAACGGTATCGTATTTCGGCCGGAGCATGCCCAGCGCATCAATGAGGAGATCCACAAATGGGGTCCACATCCCGATGTTCCGGAGGGCCTGGCCAAGGTCGCCAGGGAGATTCCACTGGTCATCCTGTCGAACTCCATGAAGAATCTCATCATGTCGAATGTGGAGAAGCTTGGCGCTCCGTTCCACATGGTCATCACCGCGGAGGAGACCGGCGCCTACAAGCCGCAGATGAAGGGCTTCGAGTATATGCTGGACAAGCTGGGGTGCGGCCCGGAGGATATCACCCACGTCTCCTCTTCCTTCCGCTACGACCTGATGACCGCTTACGATCTCGGCATCAAGAGCAAGGTCTGGGTAAACCGCGGTCACGAGCCCGCGAACCCCTTCTATGAATACACCGAGGTCGCTGGCATCGACGGGCTTGCGGCGGCAGTCGGCCTGGAGCCCCTGCGCAAGAGCGCGTGA
- a CDS encoding aspartate aminotransferase family protein yields the protein MLSNSLIELDRAHLIHPVSSYRSHEATGVRVLKSGKGATLTDVSGRQLLDGFAGLWCVNAGYGQDSIVEAALRQLRELPYATGYFGLGSDPAIRLAARLAELAPGDLNHVYFTLGGSDAIDSTIRFIRYYYYAKGTPQKDQFISVESGYHGSSTAGSGLTALPAFHAGFGVPYNWQHKIPSHYAYRNPVGSHPQAIIAASVAALRAKIAELGAERVAAFYVEPIQGSGGVLVPPPSWLRAMQAVCREHDILFVADEVITGFGRVGPLFACEEDDVVPDLMTTAKGLTSGYVPMGAVLMSDRVYNTIADGAGKAAVGHGYTYSAHPVSAAVGLACLDLYENGLLENGRKAGHRLMEGLRALADHPLVGDVRGRGMLAAIELVADKQRKTPLPAEADAARRIFDRAWDNGLVIRAFAQGVLGYAPPLCCTDADIDGIIERTRVTLDETLEDKDVRAAMKD from the coding sequence ATGTTGAGCAACTCGCTGATTGAGCTCGATCGCGCGCATCTGATTCACCCGGTCTCATCCTATCGCAGCCACGAGGCGACGGGCGTCCGAGTGCTGAAGTCAGGGAAGGGCGCGACGCTGACCGATGTCTCGGGCCGTCAATTGCTGGACGGTTTTGCGGGTCTGTGGTGTGTCAATGCCGGTTACGGACAGGACAGCATCGTCGAAGCGGCTTTGAGGCAGCTCCGTGAACTGCCTTATGCGACGGGTTATTTCGGGTTGGGCTCCGACCCGGCCATCCGGTTGGCCGCCAGGCTGGCTGAATTGGCGCCTGGCGATCTGAACCATGTCTACTTCACCTTGGGCGGCTCCGACGCCATCGACAGCACGATCCGGTTCATCCGGTACTATTACTATGCCAAGGGTACGCCACAGAAGGACCAGTTCATTTCCGTCGAATCTGGCTACCATGGATCGTCGACGGCAGGGTCTGGCCTGACCGCGCTGCCGGCCTTTCACGCGGGCTTTGGAGTGCCATACAACTGGCAGCACAAAATTCCGTCGCACTACGCCTATCGCAATCCCGTCGGTTCGCATCCCCAGGCTATCATTGCGGCATCGGTCGCCGCTCTGCGGGCCAAGATCGCCGAGCTCGGCGCCGAACGCGTCGCCGCCTTCTATGTCGAACCGATACAGGGGTCAGGAGGCGTCCTCGTTCCGCCGCCGTCTTGGCTGAGGGCGATGCAGGCTGTTTGTAGGGAGCACGATATTCTATTCGTTGCCGATGAGGTCATCACCGGCTTTGGCCGTGTCGGTCCGCTCTTCGCCTGTGAAGAGGACGACGTCGTGCCGGATCTCATGACCACGGCAAAAGGACTGACGTCGGGCTATGTGCCGATGGGAGCCGTTTTGATGTCCGACCGCGTCTACAACACCATTGCCGATGGCGCCGGCAAGGCGGCCGTCGGCCACGGCTACACCTATTCCGCACATCCCGTCAGTGCAGCCGTCGGGCTCGCGTGCCTTGACCTTTACGAAAACGGCCTGTTGGAAAACGGCCGAAAGGCCGGGCATCGTCTGATGGAAGGGCTTCGCGCGCTTGCCGATCATCCGCTTGTCGGCGATGTCCGTGGTCGCGGTATGCTGGCTGCAATCGAGCTTGTCGCCGACAAGCAGCGCAAGACGCCGCTGCCGGCGGAAGCCGACGCGGCGCGCCGCATTTTCGACCGCGCATGGGACAACGGCCTCGTCATCCGCGCCTTTGCCCAGGGCGTACTGGGCTATGCGCCGCCGCTCTGCTGCACCGATGCTGATATCGACGGCATCATCGAACGGACAAGGGTCACGCTCGACGAGACGCTCGAAGACAAGGACGTCCGCGCGGCGATGAAAGATTGA
- a CDS encoding Lrp/AsnC family transcriptional regulator, translated as MKLDKIDIRILCELQKNGRMSNVELSELINLSPSPCLMRVKRLQTEGFITGYSAQIDVSKLGQTLTVFAEITLKNHRQIDFARFLTTIEKVDSVVECHLVSGGYDYLVKFITAGISEYQAVMERLVEMDIGIDKYFSFVVLKSPIVKSHLPLESIFNS; from the coding sequence ATGAAGCTCGATAAAATCGACATCAGGATTTTATGCGAACTGCAGAAAAACGGGCGGATGTCCAATGTCGAGCTTTCCGAGCTGATAAATCTTTCCCCAAGCCCATGTCTGATGCGCGTCAAGAGGCTCCAGACGGAGGGCTTCATCACCGGCTATTCCGCCCAGATTGACGTCTCCAAGCTCGGACAAACTCTGACTGTGTTCGCCGAGATCACCTTGAAGAATCATCGGCAGATCGATTTCGCGCGCTTTCTCACGACGATCGAAAAGGTCGATTCCGTCGTCGAATGCCATCTCGTTTCGGGCGGATACGACTATCTCGTCAAATTCATCACGGCAGGGATCAGCGAATACCAGGCGGTCATGGAGCGTCTCGTCGAGATGGATATCGGCATCGACAAATACTTCAGTTTCGTCGTGCTGAAATCGCCAATCGTGAAGTCCCATTTGCCGCTCGAAAGCATCTTCAATAGCTGA
- a CDS encoding ABC transporter ATP-binding protein, with product MASIQAAAPAEVALSVRELTVSLPEGMERAYAVENISFDLKRGQILCIIGESGSGKSVTANAIMGLLPKMIRVSSGAIHLNGMNIVGLSPDKLRSLRGRVVSMIFQDPLSALNPLMTVGAQIEEVMAAHDVGTPASRRSRAIDLLIEVGLPDPQLMYHQYPFRLSGGQRQRVMIAMALALEPAILIADEPTTALDVTTQAQILQLIRDIQRRKGMSVMFITHDFGVVAEIADYVVVMEKGHCVEQGTAAQVLKSPSHLYTRRLIAAVPRLTGKDRIPLQAADRVSILKVEDLGKTYRSGSALFGKQRIVSAVNGVTFDLTSGRTLGVVGESGSGKSSLGRLLIKLMECDSGSIVFEGRDIAGLSEAKFRSLRPKIQMIFQDPFASLNPRSTVGQILTVGPVAHGMPYSEAAERARELLSHVGLDSGAFDRYPHEFSGGQRQRIGIARALMFKPKLLIADEAVSALDVSIQAQILKLLDQIQRETGVSMIFITHDLRVASQICDEIAVMHRGQIVERGPPSQIFLDPKSGYTRELVAAIPGEQPGSMLQHEGFVEHPKQGETL from the coding sequence ATGGCCTCCATCCAGGCTGCAGCCCCCGCCGAAGTGGCGCTCTCGGTGCGCGAGCTGACCGTAAGTCTGCCGGAAGGAATGGAGCGGGCCTACGCCGTCGAGAACATCTCCTTCGATCTGAAACGTGGACAGATTCTCTGTATCATCGGGGAGTCCGGATCGGGCAAGTCGGTCACCGCCAATGCGATCATGGGGCTTCTGCCGAAGATGATCCGGGTCTCCTCGGGTGCGATCCACCTGAATGGGATGAACATTGTAGGCCTCTCGCCCGACAAGCTCCGCAGCCTGCGCGGCCGGGTCGTTTCAATGATCTTTCAAGACCCTCTCTCGGCACTCAATCCGTTGATGACCGTGGGCGCGCAGATTGAGGAGGTGATGGCCGCGCACGATGTCGGCACGCCGGCTTCCCGTCGCAGCCGGGCCATCGACTTGTTGATCGAAGTGGGTTTGCCCGATCCGCAGCTCATGTATCACCAATATCCCTTCCGGCTTTCGGGCGGGCAGCGGCAGCGGGTCATGATCGCCATGGCTCTGGCCCTCGAGCCCGCGATCCTGATTGCGGACGAGCCGACCACCGCACTGGACGTCACGACCCAGGCGCAGATCCTTCAATTGATCCGCGACATACAGCGCCGCAAGGGGATGAGCGTCATGTTCATCACCCATGACTTCGGCGTCGTGGCCGAGATCGCCGATTACGTTGTGGTGATGGAGAAAGGCCATTGCGTGGAGCAGGGCACTGCCGCGCAGGTCCTGAAGTCGCCCAGCCACCTCTATACGCGCCGCCTGATCGCGGCCGTGCCACGCCTGACCGGCAAAGACCGCATTCCCTTGCAAGCGGCGGACCGAGTGTCCATCCTGAAAGTTGAAGACCTCGGAAAGACCTATCGCAGCGGCAGCGCGCTGTTCGGCAAACAGCGCATCGTGTCTGCGGTCAATGGCGTCACGTTCGACCTCACGTCGGGCCGCACGCTCGGCGTCGTGGGGGAAAGCGGTTCGGGCAAGTCGTCGCTCGGTCGGTTACTGATCAAGCTCATGGAGTGCGACAGCGGCTCGATTGTGTTCGAAGGCCGCGACATCGCCGGGCTTTCCGAGGCCAAGTTCCGGTCCCTGCGGCCGAAAATTCAGATGATCTTTCAGGATCCCTTTGCGTCGCTCAATCCGCGATCCACGGTCGGACAAATTCTCACGGTCGGTCCTGTCGCACATGGGATGCCCTACAGCGAGGCTGCCGAGAGGGCGCGCGAGCTTCTGTCCCATGTCGGTCTGGATTCAGGTGCCTTTGACCGCTATCCGCACGAGTTCTCCGGCGGGCAGCGCCAGCGTATCGGCATCGCGCGGGCGCTGATGTTCAAACCAAAACTGCTGATTGCCGACGAAGCGGTCTCGGCGCTCGACGTGTCGATCCAAGCCCAGATCTTGAAGCTGCTGGACCAGATTCAGCGGGAGACGGGCGTCTCGATGATCTTCATCACGCATGATCTGCGCGTCGCCAGCCAGATCTGCGATGAAATCGCCGTCATGCATCGAGGACAAATCGTGGAACGCGGACCGCCGTCCCAGATCTTTCTCGACCCGAAATCCGGTTACACGCGAGAACTGGTGGCGGCGATCCCGGGCGAGCAGCCGGGAAGCATGCTCCAACATGAAGGCTTCGTCGAACACCCCAAGCAAGGAGAGACGTTATGA
- a CDS encoding peptide ABC transporter substrate-binding protein, whose protein sequence is MTRRSATTSNYSRRDALRMVAFGGAAGFIAPSLLGKPAFARTSAAKPTGRVIVGLGQEPTVFNPLMVHIEVDDGVHFSVFDALFRIDPQGVIQPNLAVEVPDQKNGGISEDGLKWRIRLRDDVRWHDGTPFGAEDVKFTLELIMNPNFRSWRTAGHALVRDITVISPTEISWRMEEAFAPYLSFLTETFIVPKHILEKEANPNNAAFNQAPVGTGPFKWGQRVAGDHLELVANPDYFGEGPHIERLVFKYIPDLTVLYTQFKSGDVDLVGQPYITPDHYGEAKTLPNRVVTLVPRTSFESFYLNLERPQFKELAVREALYAAIDKEAIIQGLYYGVPTPTETFMPRQSFFFNANLPLHQFDLNRARKILDQAGWVPGGDGIRTKNGVRLSFTNSTTSGDPLREQVQQFLQQTFAQLGVEMKISNLPAAVMWGEFWTQSQFDSVIVGSSYLIGADPDVTNRLHSRSIAVKGGRGSNNAQYTNPEVDALLDKGARTFDPEARRAIYSRVQELVRRDLPFLPLYQSNAVEGLKKGINGFVPNGNTRTESWNALAWYWSS, encoded by the coding sequence ATGACCAGGCGTTCTGCGACTACATCGAACTACTCGCGGCGCGATGCCCTGCGAATGGTGGCGTTCGGAGGGGCTGCTGGCTTCATCGCGCCGAGTCTTCTTGGCAAACCTGCCTTCGCGCGCACCTCTGCGGCAAAGCCGACCGGCCGCGTGATCGTCGGGCTCGGACAAGAGCCGACCGTCTTCAATCCGCTGATGGTGCACATTGAGGTCGATGATGGTGTGCATTTCTCGGTTTTCGACGCGCTGTTCCGCATCGATCCTCAAGGCGTCATTCAGCCCAACCTGGCCGTGGAAGTGCCGGACCAGAAGAATGGCGGCATTTCGGAGGACGGTCTCAAGTGGCGCATTCGCCTGCGTGACGACGTTCGCTGGCACGACGGCACGCCTTTCGGCGCCGAGGATGTGAAGTTCACTCTCGAACTGATCATGAACCCCAACTTCCGGAGTTGGCGCACCGCCGGACATGCTCTCGTGCGCGACATCACCGTGATCTCGCCGACGGAGATCTCGTGGCGAATGGAAGAGGCCTTTGCGCCGTATTTGTCCTTCCTGACCGAAACCTTCATCGTCCCCAAGCACATCCTCGAGAAGGAGGCCAATCCGAACAACGCCGCCTTCAATCAGGCGCCGGTCGGCACCGGTCCGTTCAAGTGGGGCCAGCGGGTCGCCGGCGATCATCTCGAGCTTGTGGCTAACCCCGACTATTTCGGTGAAGGTCCTCACATCGAGAGGCTGGTCTTCAAATACATTCCCGATCTCACCGTCCTCTACACCCAATTCAAGAGCGGCGACGTTGATCTGGTGGGTCAGCCCTACATCACCCCTGACCACTACGGGGAAGCCAAGACGCTGCCGAACCGCGTCGTGACCCTCGTCCCAAGGACCTCGTTCGAATCCTTCTACCTGAACCTCGAGCGGCCGCAGTTCAAGGAGCTTGCTGTTCGCGAGGCGCTTTACGCGGCGATCGACAAGGAGGCGATCATCCAGGGGCTCTATTATGGAGTGCCGACGCCGACAGAGACTTTCATGCCACGGCAGTCCTTCTTCTTCAACGCCAATCTGCCGCTGCACCAATTCGACTTGAATCGCGCGCGCAAGATCCTCGATCAGGCCGGCTGGGTGCCGGGAGGCGACGGCATTCGTACCAAGAATGGCGTTCGTCTGTCCTTTACCAATTCGACCACGTCCGGCGATCCCCTGCGCGAGCAGGTGCAGCAGTTCCTGCAGCAAACCTTTGCGCAGCTGGGCGTCGAGATGAAGATATCGAACCTGCCCGCTGCCGTGATGTGGGGCGAGTTCTGGACGCAATCGCAATTCGATTCCGTGATCGTCGGCAGCTCGTATCTGATCGGCGCCGATCCGGACGTCACCAATCGCCTGCACTCGCGTTCGATCGCAGTGAAAGGCGGTCGCGGCTCGAACAATGCACAGTATACAAATCCGGAGGTCGACGCCCTGCTCGACAAGGGCGCGCGGACCTTCGATCCTGAAGCCAGGCGCGCGATCTACTCTCGCGTCCAGGAACTCGTCCGTCGCGACCTCCCCTTCCTTCCATTGTACCAGAGCAATGCGGTCGAAGGCCTCAAGAAGGGGATCAACGGTTTCGTGCCGAACGGCAATACGCGCACGGAATCCTGGAATGCGCTGGCCTGGTATTGGTCGAGCTGA
- a CDS encoding ABC transporter permease, translating into MSGFLLNRLSQSIVLLVIVSIIGFTVLNLMPGGPLAQFGLDPGMTQKDVERLATQLGLNRPLWIQYLDWAWRLLQGDWGHSFRDGSSVLAVIGRHLLATLLLMGTSTAFAIAVGAWIGIRGATHRYSLFDYCATVGAMVALSVPTFWFGLIGIYIFTLKLGWVPAGNMYTIGDGSVLDYLHHLILPSLVLSLVHVAIWSRYMRTATLDALSQDFVKTARAKGVSERRILLKHVVGNALLPMITLAGMQLPSILTGALVTETVFTWPGMGRLFLDSLGYSDYPVVMGLLIFSAILVVLGNLIADIIIATVDPRIRLG; encoded by the coding sequence ATGTCCGGGTTCCTGCTCAATCGTCTCTCGCAGAGCATCGTGCTGCTGGTGATCGTCTCGATCATCGGCTTCACGGTTCTCAACCTCATGCCGGGCGGTCCTCTCGCGCAGTTCGGGCTCGATCCGGGCATGACCCAGAAGGACGTGGAGCGACTCGCAACGCAGCTCGGGTTGAACCGGCCGCTATGGATACAGTATCTCGATTGGGCCTGGCGGCTGCTCCAGGGCGATTGGGGACACTCGTTCCGCGATGGCTCTTCGGTGCTGGCGGTGATTGGTCGACACTTGCTGGCGACGCTACTGCTTATGGGTACGTCCACCGCATTTGCGATCGCGGTCGGTGCCTGGATTGGAATCCGCGGCGCCACCCACCGCTATTCCCTGTTTGACTACTGCGCGACCGTCGGCGCCATGGTCGCCCTGTCGGTCCCGACTTTCTGGTTCGGCCTCATCGGCATCTATATCTTCACTCTGAAGCTCGGGTGGGTTCCTGCAGGTAACATGTACACGATCGGCGACGGCTCGGTGCTGGACTATCTGCATCACCTGATTTTGCCTAGCTTGGTGCTCTCGCTCGTTCACGTCGCGATCTGGAGCCGCTACATGCGCACGGCGACACTCGATGCATTGAGTCAGGATTTCGTCAAGACGGCGCGCGCTAAGGGCGTCAGCGAGCGCCGCATTTTGCTGAAACATGTCGTCGGCAATGCATTGCTGCCGATGATCACGCTGGCAGGGATGCAGCTGCCCAGCATTCTGACCGGCGCATTGGTCACAGAGACGGTCTTTACTTGGCCCGGAATGGGTCGGCTGTTTCTCGATAGTCTCGGTTACAGCGACTATCCGGTCGTAATGGGGCTGTTGATATTTTCGGCCATCCTGGTCGTGTTGGGCAACCTGATCGCAGACATCATCATCGCCACCGTCGACCCGCGCATTCGCCTGGGCTGA
- a CDS encoding ABC transporter permease: MTVIAAHATPTRWWHSRAVYRFMRHHLALVGIAMITLLVLACVLGPYALPYDSLHIDLRARFAPPLSGHHYFGTDPLGRDLAARLLMAGRISLLVGFSAMLLSTLIGTLVGVTAGYRGGWVGAALMRTVDGFLSYPSIFLVLALAATLRPSPVMITVIIAVTSWMETARIVEAEVRSLREREFVQAARMVGLSGKHIMFREILPNAMGPIIVAASLAVARAILLEAYISFLGYGIQPPLPSWGNMLNGAQQYLASAPWLAIIPGAAITIAVTSFNFIGDGLRDALDVRDDHI, from the coding sequence ATGACCGTCATCGCCGCGCACGCTACTCCAACTCGCTGGTGGCACAGCCGTGCGGTGTACCGCTTCATGCGCCATCATCTGGCGCTCGTTGGGATCGCGATGATCACCCTGCTCGTGCTGGCGTGCGTGCTCGGCCCCTATGCCTTGCCTTACGACTCCCTCCACATCGATCTGCGCGCCCGCTTTGCTCCACCTCTCAGCGGTCACCACTACTTCGGCACCGACCCCTTGGGACGTGACTTGGCCGCACGGCTCTTGATGGCCGGGCGCATCTCTCTGCTAGTGGGATTCTCCGCAATGTTGCTGTCAACGCTGATCGGCACCCTGGTCGGCGTCACGGCGGGCTATCGCGGTGGCTGGGTCGGGGCGGCGCTGATGCGCACCGTGGACGGCTTCCTGTCCTATCCCTCGATCTTCCTCGTCCTGGCGCTGGCCGCGACGCTGCGGCCGAGTCCCGTCATGATCACCGTCATCATTGCCGTCACGAGCTGGATGGAGACGGCCAGGATCGTCGAGGCCGAAGTCCGCTCGCTGCGCGAGCGCGAATTTGTCCAGGCTGCACGCATGGTGGGGCTCAGCGGGAAGCATATCATGTTCCGCGAGATCTTGCCCAATGCGATGGGTCCAATCATCGTCGCCGCAAGCCTGGCGGTCGCCCGCGCAATTCTGCTGGAAGCCTATATCAGCTTCCTCGGCTATGGCATCCAGCCGCCACTGCCCAGCTGGGGCAACATGCTCAACGGCGCCCAGCAATATCTGGCGAGCGCTCCATGGCTCGCCATCATTCCCGGTGCCGCAATCACGATTGCGGTGACGAGCTTCAACTTCATCGGCGACGGCCTGCGAGATGCCCTCGACGTTCGAGACGACCACATTTGA
- a CDS encoding FAD-binding oxidoreductase: MHAPRVDEKATPYWWEASPLKPPPQQPLPKKLDVLIVGAGYAGLSAGLVLAREGRSVAAFDAMDPGEGASTRNGGITSGTIRPDFATLTRRFGEERALAIEAEGKSAREFLYDFIKTERLACDFQPVGQFKGAFGYEQYESMARTAERLAKGLGIEAYAVPYAEQRKYIGTDVYRGGTVRMDIGGLHPAKFHGELLRVALASGLTVHARTPVISIEGDGAGFRVVTAGGAVVARQVLVCTNGYTDGAVPFLRRRLVPVRSRIIATEQLAPDVMARLMPKRMMITENREVGFYYRPSPDGKRILLGGRDSSRVGDPVAPKLLLRKGLINLFPELESVRLSHSWFGNVAMNRDMIPRIFEKDGVVYATGFCGSGVVWAPWVGMHAAHKLMGHEERARTAFDFRPPAFIPFYRGDPWFMPAFIQGYRMRDRIALWRASR; encoded by the coding sequence ATGCATGCGCCGAGAGTTGACGAGAAGGCGACGCCCTACTGGTGGGAAGCCTCACCGCTCAAACCGCCGCCTCAACAGCCACTGCCCAAGAAGCTCGACGTGCTGATCGTGGGCGCGGGCTATGCCGGACTCTCGGCCGGTCTGGTACTGGCGCGCGAAGGACGCTCCGTTGCGGCGTTCGATGCGATGGATCCGGGAGAGGGAGCTTCTACGCGCAACGGTGGGATCACCAGCGGAACCATTCGGCCGGATTTCGCGACGCTCACGCGGCGGTTCGGGGAGGAGAGGGCGCTGGCGATCGAGGCCGAAGGCAAGAGCGCACGCGAATTCCTGTACGATTTCATCAAGACGGAACGGCTTGCCTGCGACTTCCAGCCGGTGGGACAGTTCAAAGGCGCATTCGGCTATGAACAATACGAATCCATGGCGCGGACCGCGGAGAGGCTCGCGAAGGGACTTGGGATCGAGGCTTACGCAGTTCCCTATGCCGAGCAGCGAAAGTACATCGGCACGGATGTCTATCGCGGCGGCACGGTTCGGATGGACATCGGCGGACTGCACCCGGCCAAATTCCACGGCGAGCTTCTGCGCGTCGCGCTCGCCTCGGGATTGACAGTCCACGCGCGGACGCCGGTGATCTCAATCGAAGGAGATGGCGCTGGCTTCCGCGTCGTCACCGCGGGGGGCGCGGTGGTGGCACGTCAGGTGCTGGTTTGTACCAACGGCTACACCGATGGTGCCGTGCCCTTCCTACGTCGCAGGTTGGTCCCGGTCCGCAGCCGGATCATTGCGACAGAGCAACTCGCGCCAGACGTCATGGCGCGGCTGATGCCGAAACGGATGATGATCACCGAGAACCGGGAGGTCGGCTTCTATTACCGGCCTTCGCCGGACGGCAAACGCATTCTGCTCGGTGGCCGCGATAGCTCCCGCGTCGGCGATCCAGTCGCCCCGAAGCTGCTTCTCCGCAAGGGCCTGATCAATCTGTTTCCGGAACTGGAGAGCGTTCGCCTCTCGCACAGCTGGTTCGGCAACGTGGCGATGAACCGCGACATGATTCCTCGCATCTTCGAGAAGGACGGCGTCGTCTATGCCACCGGCTTCTGCGGCTCGGGCGTGGTCTGGGCGCCGTGGGTCGGTATGCATGCAGCCCACAAGCTCATGGGACATGAGGAGCGGGCACGCACGGCCTTTGACTTCCGCCCTCCGGCCTTCATCCCGTTCTATCGAGGCGATCCCTGGTTCATGCCCGCCTTCATTCAGGGCTACCGGATGCGGGACCGGATCGCGCTGTGGCGCGCCAGCCGCTGA